The Elephas maximus indicus isolate mEleMax1 chromosome 17, mEleMax1 primary haplotype, whole genome shotgun sequence DNA segment ACTCAGTACAGGACCTGCCTTTCCCGTAAATATTTGAATTTCTCCAGCCATAGATTTTCCCTCCTCTAAGGCTCTGGAGCCGTCTTCCTGTGCTCCAGGAGTGTTAAAACCAGGTGCCgttcaagtcgactccgactcatgagaaccccatgtgtatcagagtagatctgtactccacagagttttcaatggctggtttttcacaaacaagatagccaggtctttcttcagaggtgcttctgggtagccTTGAaccgcaaaccttttggttagcagctgagcacttagccatgtgcaccacccaggctctgcATTAGACATACACACCTGCCAACCAGAGGTCTGCTGGGGAGTCCAGGATAACCAGTCTTAACAACCAGTCAGCActgatgaaattccatctcaaagCAAGAATACTTTATGTCTGTGCCAGTGGGTAAGAGCATGGCTTTAgggtttttaaaatggaaaataaacagtGCCATGCCCCCATGGCTAGATTAGTGCTACCCTTATGCCCTTCtcattatttgttctttttatggCCGTGGGGAGACCAGGTTTGCCTTGGGCACTGTTGACGCCCCAGCACCGCCCGTGCCTGACCCTAAAGTGCTTAGTAAATATCACATGCATAACTTAGTAAATATCAAATGCATAAATGAATCTATGATCTGCTTTGGAAACCATTGCACTAGGTGGTATCCAAATTCTCTTCCAGCCTGAAACCAGATTTATGCCGTATATACTGCCCTGGCTTCTTTACAGagccctggttaagtgcttggctgctaaccagaagctgcctgtgggacagttctctgtcttatagggtcgctgtgagtcggaatcggctcaaccgcaacgggtttgggttttttttggcctTGCAGTTATGTgtacacatctttctccagttaGCCCTGAAGGTGGGGGCTAATCCTAAATAGCTCTGTATTCTGCCTGACAAGATCCAAATGCCCTATACTGCTGAATAAACACCTGTGTCTGAATGGAGGGCTTTATATTTGTACCTTGGAGAAAGTAAGCTGATGTGCCAAATGGGAGGGACAGGTGTTGAACCTGTGCACACAGAAAGGGTGGAGGCTCCAATTCCAGCCCCACCGCTTCAGTGGAAGCCCTGGCTAGGATTCTGTTTATTCCTCCATCTCTGTGTTGTAGTGCGTGACAGTTAAACGTGACCCCCACGGTTTCAGTGTCTGGCTCTAGAAGTTTTCACATTTGATCTCTGATCTTGGAATTCTTGATACTCACCCTgttcattttaataataaaacaggGCTTTCCTTCTTCAAATCCAAAGTTAGGATCTATCAGGCCGGAGCAGTTTTGCAGTGTATCTACCGGGAACTTGCAGGAGTACTTGGTGTGGTTAGGAGCGTCGAAACTTTCCTGGAAATAGTACCTCTCCAAAGGGCAGTTTATATTGGCCTTCTGAGCTGCTGGAGAATAGGCTGTGCAGATCACAAAGGTACAAACGAGTAAGTAAGCTGACCTGGTGTGTCTGCTGCCAGCATCCTTGCCTGCTATCATTCCACAACAGTGTGGTTAGCAGATTTCCAACCAGACCAACCTTAGGTTGTATAAAAGTGTTGACTTGGCCGCGAGTTCCTGAGtgaaatttagaaaatgaaaacaaaaccctaagaattttttttttttttttttgttagcttACCTGCCAGGAACTTGTGAAGCATATTTGTTAGGTCTGTCCAGGTTTTATTATCAGAAACGTTGTAGAAAATTTGCAGACCTTTCTCTCCATAAACATCTGGCCTTAAGGTTACCCCTGGAAAGAGAACATCATAGATTTTATTTCGTTTGTCCAAATGTTCACTCCTATCCAAGTCGTTAGCTATGAAATCCATGAGTAgaatgcagaactgccccactttTACAGGATTGTAGGCCAAGGTTTTGGATAATTTGGGTCAAAGTTATATAGTATGTGTGGAAACTCTTCTAAAGCtcttcaggatttgaggaaggaaACTCCATGTGCAAAGTAACCTGCAAACCATTCTTCTCGGTTTATTTAGAATTGATttaaacttgacagcaacatgaTGAGAAAAAGCCACATCCAGTAAGGAATTAAAAACCAGcaacaaccaaccagttgctgacgggccgactctgactcgtggtgaccccatgtttatcAGAGTAGAAtggcgctccatagggttttcaatggctgttttttttttcacaagtagatcaccaggcctttcttgtgtggcatttctgggtgaactcaaacctccagcctttcggttagcagctgaggacattAGACATTTGTGTCACCAAAGAATCCAAGGCTCCTGGGAATTCACTGATGATGTGTGGGCTTCATGTCCACTAGCCAGAGAGAGATTGGGGGTCCTGCTGACCCTTAGGAAACTGTGTATTCGACACGTTATTCACAGGAGCACCATGTGCGTGTTTTCTCTGACTCGTGTGCACAGTAGACTCTTGACCGTCTCAATTCTGACTTGAACTTGCACAGCCCTCCCTCAGTGCAGTGCTACACGCCAGTTACCAGTTCTTGAAACCCACCTCATGATGAGCAGCTTTCAGCTGCAAGCCAAGAAGTTCTCTTCCTTTGTGCTTTGCCTGAGTAAGCACGCACGTCTGCTGCGGTGGCCCTTTTTTCACTGCTGTTAATGGTGATGACTGATCCAGAATCTAAACTTGAGCTCCTGAATGAAATTGTATTTTGACGCACATTTTGAAAAGTCCTCACTGGTTTTGGTTACGTACAAAAGCAACCTAGCAACAGGTTAATTgtgaattttaaaaaagtcaaaatgCAGAAGTGTGGGAAATTAAGAGCAAAAGTCATGTTTTCCCCCCAATCTCAACAGTTGAGTGTGCATTGTTTTAAAACGGTTTTCTCTGTAAATGCAGAAATGTAgaaatgtgcatgtgtgtgtcatatgtatatgtatttttttgttacaTAAATGGGCTCATGATATCCATATTAtacctttttttcattttccgaTGCCAGTTGTAAGCATCTTTCCAAGTCATTTCATATCAGCTTGTGACATTGTTTTGACCAACTGCGTCTAATATTCCGTTGTGCGAGCCATCTACCATTGTATTTAACCAATCTCCTGCTGTCGAGAGTCACTCTTTAcgtttttatctatttatttattactgtgctttaggtgaaggtttacagagtaaattagtttcttattaaacaattaatacacattgttttgggacattggttgtcaaccccatgatatgtcaacactctccccttcttgaccttgggttctctatttccattcgtccagttttcctgtccccttttgccttctcatccttgcccctgggttggtgtgcccatttagtctggttttgttttatggacctgtgtaatctttggcggaagggtgaacctcaggagtaacttcagtactgagttaaaagggtgtctcggggccatactcttggggtttctccagtctctgtctgaccagtaagtctggtctgtttttgtgagttaaaaaatttttttttataatttttattgtgctttaagtgaaagtttatgaaatcaagtctgtctctcacacaaaaacttatatataccttgctacatactcccaattactctccccctaatgagacaacctgctccctccctccactctcttcatgtccatttcaccagcttctaaccccctctaccctctcatctcccctccaggcaggagatgccaacatagagtgagttagaattttgttccccatttttctccagctctgtctgggatcactcttctttatatttttaagcaAGGGCTTTAACTTTTCTCTCACATGTGCTGTCTTTTAGCTCTCTGTCTCCCTGTCCTGAAACATCTGCTCACTTCAGCCTCCAGACCACCAGCTTGGCTTGGGCCATGTCCAGTCTACCATCAATTCTTTCcatgatattttttgttttggcactcatatttttaatttccagaaGTTTTTTCTTTGACTGTTCCTTTCTTATAGCCTGTTCTTGTTCAAAGGCTGCCAATATCTCTGATCTCTCTGAGGGTGCTAGTAAAGATGTATTTAAGTTCTCACGCGATCTTGGATTTATCGCTACTTCTTCCAGGTTCAGTTCTgcttttcttctttgctcttctctttcttgcTCTGTCCCAACCCCAAGTTATCTGAGAATCCTTAGTCATGAGTTTATATTTGTGAACGAAGAACTGGGTGGATTTGGTCAAGGGAGATGGCACACGTGTCCTGTGGTTGTGTGGGTCTGTAGCTCCAGAGGCTCTGAAGGAGGTCTGTTGTGGGCTCTGGGTGAGTGGGGAGAGCTGGCAGGTAGGCTGGGCAGCCCCACAACTGCCAAAGTCAGAAAGACTTTAATCTGAGAATAGAGCAGTTTATTAAATTCCTGCTTAGCGTTTTCTTTGTCTTCCCTCTGACCCCTCCTCAATTCTTTGACTCCAAGGTAGAGGTCTAGACTCACTCCAaactctctctgcttctcccctGAGCCCCAACATCCAATCTGTTACCTGCGCTGTGAAAGCTGTTTGCATCCTTGGGGACTGGGGAGAGACCCAGCTTTTTGCAGTGTCCTGCTGGTGGCCTTCATGGTTCACACCCTCCACTTGTCTATGGACTCCAGCCTGGGGCTTCTCTGGGCTCCACTGGGAAACACAGCTTGTACTGTTGatgttttggttggggtttttctctgttcttggatttctttcttgcttttggTATTCTCGGTCAATCTGATCCTATTTGCTGTTATCTTCTAAACTTTTCTGAGCATTTCTGATGTGTTACGGTTTTGTTATTAATTACATTCTATCATTCCAGTACTGTCTTAATGAGAAGAGAATGTATGCTCAGTCCGCCACCTTGAACCTCTGGCTCGAGCCTTTAACTTATTTTAGCTCCTTTGTCATTGTATAGGGCAGTGCTTGGTacataaagaaaatttaatattCTGAGTTTTGATTTATTATTATGAGAGTAATATATTCCCACAGAAGAGATGCATCCAATACTGAAGGACATAAAATGGAAAGCAGAAACTCTTTCCCTCCTCCAATTCCTTCATTACTAATCTGCTAGGCCTACTCTCAGTTAAGATTCTTGTCTATCCTTCCAGAAATGTTCTCTGTGCATGTATAAGCATATAAAGTAAGTGAATATAAATCCTGTTTTTCCcttctgtaataaaaaaaaaaaaaaaaaaaccttctgttTTAATAATTAAAACTAAAGCCAAAGTCAGACTTTATAGTTGGGGGTCGTCTTCCTCATGGAAAGAAACTGAGTGGCCATCTATGCACTTGGGATGTTTTCCAAAGCCAGTTAGGCAGCTGAGGTGGCTGCCTTCAGAGGTCATCGCAGACGTGAGCACAGAGGCCCCTTTTATTGCCATCCAGCGTTACCCAGAGCAGCCCTGGGAGCCCAGGCAAGTGCTTGCTTCTCTGGGTGTCATTCCAGGGGGAGAGGATTTTCTATGTCTGGCTGAGTGTATCCAGGACTGCATATTACTACTTCTGCAGCTTTGCTATGAATGTCAATGTCTAGGGAGTCTGTTCCCTGGGCATAGTTGATCACTGGGCTAAACAGTTCAACTCTCGTATTTACCTGGTGATTTTAATTGATCCTGGTAGTCTGGTGTGTACGGGTCGATGGTCCGCATCAACGTATAAATGCACAGCGCAAAGAGCCCTGTCATCACCACGTAGAAACCCACGTAATAGAGGCTGATCCACACTGTAAAGAGGAAGCAGTATAAGAAGCTGCCAACATTTAATTGCAGTAAAATCAGAtagcataaaattcaccattttagagCGTATTCAGTGACATTTAGTGCCTTCCcggtgttgtgcaaccatcactactatctcATTCCAGAACGTTTCAGTCACCCCAAAAGGAAcccctgtacccattaagcagttacCCTCCCACCCGCCCAACCTCCACCccaaacccctggcaaccactagtctGCTCTCTGTCTCTGCGGATTTGCCTgtcctagatatttcacataaatggagtcGTACggcatgtgaccttttgtgtctggcttctttcacttcagCGGACATTTTAAGTGCAATCTTAGATGCATTTGGTTGGAGTAGtaactgtaacaacaacaactaacgcTAACTGAGCTCttcctatgtgtcaggcacttcacagacactgagccagcCAATCTTAACTCTCTGAGGCAGAAGTTATtgttacctgcattttatttagGAAAGGAAACTGGGGTCAAAGAGGTAAAGTAGGTTGCTCGCGGAAggtcacagctagtaagtgaaggAGCTGGGATTTAAATACGGGTCTGAGAGCTTGGAGCTCTGAACATGTAGCTCCTGTCTTTGCAGAGCTtccttgtttctgtctttttaccTCCTACCGAAAAGAAAATAACCCCATGTATGGTGAATGCTCCTAGAAATatctcaagggttctctgttatAGACGCCAGTCAGGTATTATGGCTCATGGCCAGCGGGCCAACTCCGTCCTCTTCTACAGGAGAGAAAAGGAGCAGCAATGAGATGCTGGTTTAGCAGGTGCTTTTTAGCAGACATGATCAGGAATTCCTATTGAGCTTGAGGCACGCGATCAACCTTGCTTAAAGTATTAATgtaagaaagaggagagaaatggaGACACTTAAAAATTAACGCTTTTCAGTGcgatccagaccccaaattctcataaaaagaccagacttaatggtctgactgagactagaaggaccccggtggtcatggcccccagaccttccgttggcccaggacaggaaccattcccaaagccaactactcagacagggattggactggacaatgggttggagagggacgctggcaaggagtgagcttcttggatcaggcggacacttgagactatgttggcatctcctgcctggaggggaaatgagagggtagagggggttagaaactggcggaatggacacaaaaagagagagtggagggagggagccggctgtctcattagggggagggcaattgggagtatgtagtaaggtgtatataagtttttgtgtgagagatggacttgatttgtaaactttcacttaaagcacaataaaaattaaaaaaaaaaaaatgaacactcTTCCCAGAAATAGACATTTTCCCTAGGAATGCTAACTGTTCAGATAAATACAAAGGGGACTCGATTTTGTTTGATTCTAAAACACACCGATATTTTTCTCCGTTCACAGTCAGAACCAAATGGAGAAAACGTCCCCTTTTGTAATGTGTGA contains these protein-coding regions:
- the ATP4B gene encoding potassium-transporting ATPase subunit beta; the protein is MAALQEKKTCSQRMEEFRHYCWNPDTGQMLGRTLSRWVWISLYYVGFYVVMTGLFALCIYTLMRTIDPYTPDYQDQLKSPGVTLRPDVYGEKGLQIFYNVSDNKTWTDLTNMLHKFLAAYSPAAQKANINCPLERYYFQESFDAPNHTKYSCKFPVDTLQNCSGLIDPNFGFEEGKPCFIIKMNRIVNFLPSNSTAPRVDCTFPEDHKDTPPLEVEYYPPNGTFSLHYFPYYGKKAQPQYRNPLVAAKFLNIPKNTEVVIVCKIIAEYVTFDNPHDPYEGKVEFKLKIQK